CGTATGCAGCATACATGGCTCAATGTCCAGCCAAAATGTTAGGCCTCTGTCCTCACTGACCGTGATAGGGCTCTCTTCTAAGCTTGATAACCTCTACCCTTAGAGCACTGAGTATCATTTGCAATTACAAATTCTCAGATGGTACAGGCAAATTTATTTCTACGGTAGAAGCATTTATTTCAGATATAGAAAAATAACACTATTTCAAAGTCAGAGTAAGTAAACAGAAGTATATTTTTTCCTTGCATACCCATCCTCAAATGTCAACATACAGTTTCCAGCCATTCTTACAAGGAACAAATGCAGAAGCAAGGTAGTAACTGTCAACAGGAGAGCTGTGTTAAAGCTACATATCAACCTTGAAAATCAGAAAACACAAAGTGATCTAGTGCAGAGATTCTCAActttagtgtgcatcagaatcacttggattGTGGAAAACGCACCTTCAGAGAGCTGAAGGAAAATCATCAGGTCAAGCAAGCCCTTGGTCTCAGAATAAATATCCAAGAGACTAAAGATACATACTTTGTTCctcagggaagggggaaggacAGAATACACTACAATATAAAAGATCAGCCATTTACTCTGTGtgacttctctgggcttcagattCAGGAATAACGACAGATACAACTCTCAAGAATTGTTCTACATACTGGGTTAGATAGTGTAATAAGTGCTTCTCCAATCCATAATACATAGCTACTATCATTACTTCAACATCATCATAATTATTTGATACAGAGTACATCTTCCCCCACCCGCCGCCCACTCCCAAATGGCTgctattacttattttaaaagtcaaacaatCAGTTATTGGGTTCAAGCTCATGGACTACAAATACCATTTTTATACTGGTATCATTTTTACTAGCTTCAACTATTCACTAAAAGATCTCAGTACATTACTGAAATAACAATTTTTGTACCCAAACTAAGACAATGACTGAAAGAAAAGGAACTAAAGCTTTAAAATTGTGTCTTGTTTCTAAAGCATTAATAGTGAGATAAAGAATTCTTTTCAAAGTGATCCACTTTAGATAATCTCTGATGTTCCCTGTATCGTTTTCTGAATCTGAGAAGGCTATTTATAGATGGAAACatgggaataaaatacctataaTCTTCATCACTTCCTATATTCAATATACTACACAGTAACATTTCATAGTTAAAGTTTTTGGCCATTTAAGTACCTACTCACATAAATATCTGAGGTTTTAAtattctaaaactataaaacatagcTATAGAGGTACACAGTTAGGCTAggacagggtttctcaacctcaggaCTAATGATATTTTGGGTTGGAAAATTCTTTAGTGAGTGTGTGGGGGTTGAGGAGGTATGCACTGCACAGTAGCaaccttctccccaccccagttTTGACAACCAAACATGTCTCTGGACATCACCAAATTGGTCTTCTGAAGGCCAACATCTACCCCAACTGAGAACTTCTGGGCTAGAATTTTATATAGACATAATTGTAAACTCTGGGTACACAGACAATACGAGACTCTATGTAATATTATAAGGTAAAGAATCCAGCACAGTACATTTCTGCTATACTGTTTACGCTAGGGCACAGTTTTTATATACTACTTAGGCATACAGTTATCTACATATAACTTTTTCCTACTGAACACTGATATTAGACGAGAAAAGAAACCACAGCTAATCCAGCAACCATCATTATATTACCTGATATGAGAAAAATCTACAATTTTCAAACATTTGCTAAATGGAAGCCTGGAAAAATCACTGCAAGTGTCCTTCTTTCTGAATTCGAAGTCTGTCTTTCTCTACTTGTAAGCGTTCCTTTTCAATCTGCAGTTTCTCAGATTCAAATTTCAAAAACTGCAGTCTATCCTTTTCTAGTTGCAAGCGTTCTCGCTCAAGTTTTAACTTCTCTGTTTCTATGTCCTGTGGTTGAAGCATGGATTTTTCTCCTTGACCAAGTTCATTTTCCAAGGACGGTTTCTCTGAATTGACTATCTGTAACCTCAACTTCTCTCTTTCAATCTGCAGCCGCTCCTTCTCCAGCTGAAGTCGCTCATGCTCCATGTCTAAATGCCGCAGCCTCTCTTTCTCAATTTGTAGGCGTTCCTTTTCTACCTGCAGTCTTTCAGCCTCAATATCCAGTCGTCGTTTCTCTAACTCTAGTTTCTGTTTCTCAATATTTACAAGCAAATGAGGCTCATCATATGCAGATCTAGATGGTGTTGAGTTAAGGGTAAAAAACTCATCAATGTGGGGGAAATCGGGAAGTTCATTTTCTCTCCTGGAATCTGGTATGACGGATGACaacatttcttcctcctcctcaatttCAAACTAAGAgcaaagagaaaagcaatttTCAGTATTGACTGCTACTTTGTGGCAATTTgtctaaatatttcttaaaagcttTCTGCATTGTTTGGGGAAAATAAGTTGAATTTTGAATACCATTTACACTGAATTACTTGATGTTTGTAATACACATAACTTAGGTAATTATATTTGGGTGGGAATAAAAGTATTAATGATgtaaagagaaaagcagaatgaCTTGTTatctactatttttaaataagcttgAAAATCTGGGAAGGACTTAACAGTTCCTGAACAATAATCTCCCACATCAGAATTGAAAAGATTAAAAGAGGGTACAGAAGCTAATACTTACTTCAGGACTCTGCGgatccctttcttcctcttccaccttGACCTCAGTTAAGGATCCACCTGCATCCCTGAAATCTGCCACATTTTGCCAGTCAAAATTTGCATCATTTCGGAATCCAATCTTTTCATCTATCTCTTCAGTGAGAGAGTCATCTAAatcagaggagggaaggggaaatcCCGAACCGACCAGCTTAATGTTGGCCTTCATCCTCTTTCTCTTCATAAGTGCTCGCCAGTCAAGGTACCTTCTTTTCACCTCTGTCCCTGTCCTCTGTTCTCCTTCTCCTACAGCATTCACACACTGTGCAATCTCTTCCCAAGCCATTCGCTTCATCACGTTAATTGTTGTATTGAGCTGTTTGGAAAAaatgacttctttcctttttgtaatttctttcaaAAGGGTCTGAGTTTCTTGAACACTaaaattgcttttcctttttcttttcaactgcTTCATTTTTAACTTCAATGCAGTTTTTACAATAAGAGAAGATGTGAAAACAATTTGAGGAATGCTGCAAAGCACAAAAACCAAGGATAATTCTTTGCTGGCACTTAATTCAAATCATTGTCTTCCATTCATCTAGTGGCAGAGGCAGTCTGGATAattcctaaaaggaaaaaagtacaaGCAATCAATCAATCTGCAACTTCTACAACATACTTCAAACTAATgaactatataatttttaagagaaacaaaaaacaaccctctAAATACAGCTTAAAATTGTGTACTTTATCTTTGCCAGTACCAACATAGTCCAAATTGCCACCTTCTCCCCACTGGAGTGCTGCAAAGGTTCCTAACCAGTTGCCAGTATTCACTCCTGACTCCCTTCCTACTGCTTCAGCTCCTTCTCCCACaaattctccctctctcctccaatTGCACTGGCCATCTTTCAGCCACCAATTCCTGTCAAGCTCTTTCTTGGTTCAGGGCCTTTGTCCACACTGTTCCTACTGTCTGGAAAATGGATTGCTCCCTTCTTGGTCTACTTAATTCCTCTTCATCCTTTAGCTTGCAGATTAAGTATTCATTTCTCAGGGAAGCCTTTCCTGACAAATCAAATTACTTCAGCATAAAATTTGCAGTACTTTTCCTAGACTGAATTTTATACTTGTGCTAACATACAGCTCAGAGTCTGTCCCTTTCCCCAGTTCACTGCAAAGTTTCACAAGGGCAGGGATGTTTCCATTGGCCATCCCCTCCCCAGAGACTAGCAGACATTCTGGCACATGGCAAGCACACCATGAATATGTTTGGAATGAATGAAAGAGTCGATTTGCCAAAATAATCATTAGTTTGAGATATCTGAAAGAAAAAGTACACTTTGCAGAATAATTTTAGAGGAAACTGAAAGGCTGAGCTGCAAAATCAATAAAACTCAGAAACCAATTTGAGACAATGTCATCTGATCAAATAAATGCCAACTACCTACACTTTACTACTTCACAAATTCAAACTCATTTTAAGGTTAATAAACCAACATAGAAACCCTAAATTCGGAATATAATTTACTGAAACAATGAAAGTATTGTAGGAATATGACAAAATTAAAGGGGTAACCAAAAAATGGCAAGGATTTTACCCAGCCATCCCACCTAATTAATCATGTAAGTAAAAAGATCAccaaaaaagatcaacaaaagaaaatgatcacccaaaaataaaaaggaaaagatcaccaaaaaatttttttagattccTAAACCTTTCAATGACTGGTGCACATTGCATGATTTGCCCTTGTAATTCCGTTCCTCACCCCATCCTCCCCTCCCTTAAACCACCTAAACAAAAGCCCCTGACGTCAAACAAAACCAGGCCTGgactatatttttgtttctaattaagGCTCTTAATTATGTGCCTTTCTTTGGAGAATTTCTCAGCAGTACTTTGTACTTTTCTGGGCCAATTTAATTGTAGAGTTGAAGATCACAATATAGGAAAGTATCTATACTTGGGgtctctattaaataaattttaaaatatccatgtgGCAATATCTGTATACAGATTTTGAGTGGAAAAGATCTTCTCTTGTAAGCGCTTCTTCTAGAAACGAGACCGTGTTTCTCCAATTTCCAGACTCTCAGGTTGTCAGACTGTCAAAGAAGGTATACCTGAAACTTGTCAGACGTGTAAACTTTTTTAGGCTCCTCTCCAGACCGCGAACTCTAGAAGTGGGACCTAGCAATCTGTGTTTCAATAAACCCTCCAGATAACTCTAACTcaaaaataactatttgaaaCCCTCTGTGCTAGACCCACACTAGTAGAACAGATGCTTCACATGCCTGACTCTCTTACTTACCTTGAATTCAGGCCTTACATAAGTGTATATGGTGGAATCTAAAGCATATCCACAATCCTCACCGCAATGGGTTGGGGAAGTGTAGTTTTTTGTGCTAGCTAGCCTTTGCATTACTGGAAAGCATACTATGAGGCTGGAACAGATGCTGAGTGAGTCAAGGACTCGATTTTCTTATAGCGACAGAAAATGAGGTCATCTACCAAAAAGGTCCCAGTGTCTCACACAGTATAGTACATATTGCTTTATTAATATTGATTTAACTGAGGAGAAGTGGGATAGATGTCAAAAAAGCATTTTGACTtggaaaagagattttaaaagatgtaagGGGAAACAGGGCTCAGAAAGAGTAAGGGGTACCTTACACAGACCATGCTGTCTGACTTCAAATTCACTCACTGATAACTGCTACAGAGCTGACTTTTCCTCCCCTATAAAATGTGAAATGGGATGACATTACCAAGATTCCTTCCAGCCCTATCACTGTTTGACCTTAAACTTTTCCTGTCAATAtgaaaaaaagtatcaaaatatCCATGAAGTCCCAAGTCCTGTCATTTAAATCCCACCATGTCATTATATGGGAGATACCAGCCtttctatttataaaacaagacccagagaggttaattTGCCCTCAACACAGCTAGTTAAATGGCAAGACTTATTACAACCAGGTTCCCTCATGTCACGTGTATTTCGACTTTATTAGCAGCTTGTGGTAGCTAAACCTTAAAAATGTgttgctggccaggtgcagtggctcatgcctgtaatactagcactttgggaggccgaggcgggcggactgcctgagctctcagaagttcaagaccagcttgggcaacatggtgaaaccccgtctctactaaaaatacaaaaaattagctgggcattgtggtgcacacctataatcccagctactcgggaggctgaggcacgagaatcacttgaacccaggaggcagaggctgcagtgagccgagatcatgccactgcactccagcctgggcgaaagagcaagactttgtctcaaaaaacaacaacaaagtgttGCTAAGGTAAGTTTTGAGATGTCATTTAGTAAAAGATTTTCAAAAGGAGATTGTTATCTATGTGGAAGGTACAGATAAAATTCTTTATATTGGCAGAAAAGTTCCTCAAAGCTTCAATCGGTTATATTTCCTCTACTTCCTGTTAAAGTAAATTAGAACAGAGACCTGGCCTGAAGAATCCCTGCGCAGACAAAACCAGTTAGGCCTCATAAGTGACTTTAATTTTGCTTGATTTGCAAACATATGCAACACTTAACTTGGGCTACTGTTTTGGTAAAttcctatattttttaaaaaaagaaacttaagacTAAGCAATCAGAAACCATCAACTATCTTATGTAACTAGGGACCTTCCAGCAGGATAGATCAAATTAGACAACCTTATAACTGTAACCAATCaactattttctttgctttacttCTGTCAGTCCTATAAAGATTTCCTGCCTTGCATTTCCACTGCAGAGCTCCCAGACCACTTCTGGTTTGGAGCTGCCTGATTCAAGAATCActatttgctcaaataaacttgTTAAAAGTTATCATGTCTCAGTTTACCTTTTAATACATGGTttcttttctcctactctgtCTGCCAATTTAAACTTTCCATTAGTGTGAAAAATAGTTCTACTGTAATTCACAATACAAACAGCATCTTCCACTGAAGCAAAAATATAGCAATTAAGCAAGGCTAAATTGAATAAGAAAACGCACATCTTTTCtatcatcttttctcttttagaCTGAAAAGTGGATGCTAAtaccttatttttaaactttaataacaACATATTTCTTATCATCATTGCATTAAACCtttatgcctttttctttttcaagctcTCGGTATTCTTTGTTCAGCTGACTTTGTACGTGTCTAGTAATATCACCAAAAATATGCCCATCACCACATTTTTGTTTCCAATCACTCATGTGGAATAACCATCTCCTAAACTGCCACTTGCTGCTGAAATAGAGGTCAGAgaactaaaaattcaaaacagctGAAACGAACTCTCAAGAAATCGCTGTCAATTTCATATACCCATATGAAAGGGCaaagtatgcaaaaaaaaaaaaaagaagactgcaAGCCAACAATAGTTGGCTTATAGACTTATAGTTAGACTTATAGACTTTCAAAATTTCTCAAGagaattttaatgataaaattgaAATCCACAAAACTGGAATGTATAATCAACAGCAGCACTCTTGATACTGCCCTAGAGACATACTCCCCTTACAGTCAAATGTAAACCTTTTATCCTCTAGAATATAAGCAAATAACATAAGCAAAGGTTATCTATAAATGGAAACAT
The sequence above is a segment of the Theropithecus gelada isolate Dixy chromosome 14, Tgel_1.0, whole genome shotgun sequence genome. Coding sequences within it:
- the MSANTD4 gene encoding myb/SANT-like DNA-binding domain-containing protein 4; the encoded protein is MKQLKRKRKSNFSVQETQTLLKEITKRKEVIFSKQLNTTINVMKRMAWEEIAQCVNAVGEGEQRTGTEVKRRYLDWRALMKRKRMKANIKLVGSGFPLPSSDLDDSLTEEIDEKIGFRNDANFDWQNVADFRDAGGSLTEVKVEEEERDPQSPEFEIEEEEEMLSSVIPDSRRENELPDFPHIDEFFTLNSTPSRSAYDEPHLLVNIEKQKLELEKRRLDIEAERLQVEKERLQIEKERLRHLDMEHERLQLEKERLQIEREKLRLQIVNSEKPSLENELGQGEKSMLQPQDIETEKLKLERERLQLEKDRLQFLKFESEKLQIEKERLQVEKDRLRIQKEGHLQ